The sequence ACCCCACAAGTTTACAAGACCGGGCGGTGGCCGCACATCCGACAACATCTTGTCATGGCGCCATGAGATTTTTCTCGAGATATCCGGCGGTCCTGCTTGGGCCTCAGATCCAACGACGGTGTTTGCGCACAGTCCATGACCATGGGGGTCCTCCCCCATCACATGGAGGTGGATCGTCGTTTTCAGCTAGGTTGGCTGAATCGATCGGACACCAGCCATGGCCTTCTTCTACTGAGAAGGCATTTTCTTTTTGTTGTGGATATATTATGATTGGCACTATCACGATGGTGCAAACAAATATCTATCACGCCAGACATATTTGCACCTGTCGGATCTTATAACGTTGGCTTAAGAGACTTATTAGGTTTGGATCATATGAGTAGACAAATAAATATCGTAATCAAATTTCACCGGATCTAAGAGTGAAATTTACAAGTATCAAATATATTATCATCATTCATTCTGAGATGATAATAAATTTGCAAAGTTTTGAAGGTACTATGGGTGAGATATATAATTCGAATGTTCAAGAAATGACATGTTATCACGTTGAACACCATGTGGCTCTCATTGTAGATGTTCGCCCATGAGCTTCGCAGTTGTACGTGGGctatcatatcatcatatctagaTTTTACTGAAGGATTAGACCTCGTCAGTTCGAGCTTGGTCCAGTATAAAACCTAAATCGATCAgactatgtttttattttttattttgctgATCAGTCTATGTTATTAGGTCTGCTGAATACACCTTTTCTCTTTCAAATGTTTTTTATTTGTATGAAAGTAAATATGCATCTAAAGATGCCTAATTTGATGGATTAGTTCAAGGTGGTAGAGGTTCTAAACAATTTTAACTTACAAAGGAAAAGCAAGCAATCTAGGGTGGATTTATGTAAAGAGTCACATATATAATAACGGAAGGTGACTTTTTCCAAAGTACCAATACAAATCACCCTAGTTGATGGGAACAAATTATAACTTAGAGTGCATCTTAAGTCTGACTGTTAAGCTAACCTAATTTGGGAAAGTGAAGGAAACTCTAAATCATGGTAAACTTAATATTCACACTTTTATGTCTCAGATAAGTTACATAACAGCTTATAATAATGTACTTATTTATGTTATTAATGATTGTGTCgtcgttaaaaaaaaaaacttaggggCAAAACCCCTAAACAATAAAAGTCCGGTCTTATCAACATCCATTTGAAAATATTTATgtacaaaataaaaagatataaaataaaaaagataatttcatataATTAAATATCGGTAGAGTCAGGTTACAGGTTTGGACCATAACTAAATTGACATGTGACCTTATACGTATTAATCTTGATAAGATTAACCCAAACTTATAATTATTCGATTTCTGACAATCTATTTCAAGAAACAAACCTTAAAATACAAATTAATGTCACTTCAACGACCAACAATAGAGAAAAAACATAGATAAAAGTATGAAAAatctttatatatttaaaaattattggtcACTTTATCAAATTCTCTTGATAAAAAGATATAGAAACCAAACTTTATATTACTCGGcttatttcttttttatgattaaaGTTATCTGTTATGCCTCCAAAATGGTCTGTGGACTAATGATTCAGGTTTTAAAGGATAAAAAAGTTTTGATGTATTAATGATTAAAACACGTTACATTGCATTTTATTTGATGATTATGCTATTCAAAACCTGAAAGAGAACTCATTTAAGTCTCTTCAAGTAAGAAGATAATATGATCAAAATGTGTCTCGATGAAAATCTGCATGTTCTAATCCGCACTACCAAAGGGAATTAGAGCCTGCCAAATTACAAGGGGGAGCGGGCCGAAGGATCTTTTCCGCATTGATTAGGAAGGCAAGCAAAATATAACTCACCCATGACAGCCTAAACGCACTCGGCGTCATAGCTTAATCCAAACCATCCGGCCATATTCCTAGATGCGGCTTGAGATCGCAGAACGAAGCTCATGAATGCACGGCAACGTTCTAAAGTTTCCTCTCCATGGAGGCAACTCCTTTAGTTGGAAACCCCCTCGTCACTTCCTCGTCGCCCGACAACGGCATGATCACAACGCGTCACGGTCAACGTCGGTCTCTAAAAACGACACTCTAACAACAGCTGGAAAATCCAGCCACCCCGATGTCTCTCCTCTCACCCAACCCTTCAACTCTGCACCCGCCGACGCTACTGGCCTTGTGAATGAAGGGACGGCCGGGACCATGGGTCCCAACAGCTCTAAGTGCAAGGTAGAGTTGCGGGCAACGTATAAACCGGTGGTGAAAGGTAACTTCACATTGTTGTAATGCTTGCCATGCAcgctataaaagaagaaaaatgagcTTGGTGCGGATTGCGTCGTACCTGGTGACGCCACCTGGTCAGTCGCATTCAATTGTCGGAGCCGCCCGCTTTAGTGGACCATGATCACGAGGCCTTCGTCCGAGGCCGCTCCACCACTTGAAACAGCAGCACCATGGCACCATGGCCGCGTCCGCCGACCCCGCGTCTCCTGCACATTGCCAACCTATAGATTATTATTTAGCATACAGCAACGCCACCATCTCATCTGCTATATATAACGCCCCAAACCCCATTGCTTACATCGTCATCTGCTTCCCCCTCCTACAAAGCTTGTTAACGTTTCTGCTATTGCATACCATGGCAATGAGGTTTTTTGTGCTGGCTTGCTCCTTGGTCGCCATTGCCTCCGCTAGTAACTTCTACCAGGACTTCGACATCACCTGGGGCGACGGCCGTGCCAAGATCCTCAACAATGGTCACCTCCTTACCCTCTCCCTCGACAAGGCCTCCGGCTCCGGCTTCCAGTCCAAGAACGAGTATCTCTTCGGCAAGATCGACATGCAGATCAAACTCGTGCCCGGGAACTCTGCCGGCACTGTCACCGCCTACTACGTAAGCTCTTCCCCCAGACATGCCTTCGCTTTCATGGCTCTAGTTGCCGGAGCTGATGCCTTAAGCTCGGCCTGATTTGTTCTTGCAGTTGTCTTCGCAAGGACCGACTCATGACGAGATCGACTTCGAGTTCCTCGGGAATCTCAGCGGAGACCCTTACACTCTGCACACCAATGTGTTCACCCAGGGGAAGGGGAACAGGGAGATGCAGTTCAAGCTCTGGTTTGATCCCACCAAGGATTTCCACACCTACTCCATCCTCTGGAACCCAAGACACATCATGTAAGACCTCAAAATTCTGTATGCGGTAAAGCGAACTTACCACAGGTGAGACATGAAATTGAATCTTACCGCTGGCTTGTGATGGTCTCAGCTTCATGGTTGATGGCACTCCCATCAGAGACTTCAAGAACCTGGAATCGAGGGGCATTGCATTTCCCAAGAACCAACCCATGAGGATCTACTCCAGCCTCTGGAACGCTGAGGACTGGGCTACCAGAGGAGGGCTCATCAAGACCGATTGGACGAAGGCACCCTTCGTCGCCTCCTACAGGAATTTTAATGCCAATGCATGCATTAAGGCTTCCGGTAGGTCCAGCTGCACGCCTGCCAAGAGTGGGTGGTGGAACCAAGAGCTGGATTCCGCGAGCCATGCGAGGATGAGATGGGCGCAGAAGAACTACATGATCTACAACTACTGCAATGACGTCAACCGGTTTCCTCAGGGCCTGCCTCCAGAGTGCTCCATAGCTTGAAGAGAATAGACAAACACGAGGATTAGATCATTCTTTGGTTCATTTTGTATGCATACCAAAATACATTCTCTAGATGCTGTTTTCGAATAAGCAATATACTAGTCTCTCTCTCTGTTTATCAAGCAGTCCTTTTACTTAAATTCTAACTAAAAATTCTCCACAGTATTAAACAAAATTGAAGCTAACGTTTAAAGCATCATAAACCTAGACTCAAGAAAGGAAAACAATTATAAAACTCAAGTAATGCATCTACAACCAACAGAGCTACCAATGCATGCAAACATATCTTCACAATATCTGACTCATTATATCTTTTAAGTTTCTGTCCAACAAACTTGCTTGTTTGATTTGCTACCTCTATTTTCAGATGCAACTTTCTTTTCTTGATGGTcttctatcatttttttttttttgcaatagaTACTGTGAATGTTAATGACAACTAAAGGAGCTTTTACTTCTGATGGCTCTTTGTCATTAACATCAGTGATAATCCATGACTGTAACTTTATAAAAATGCTATCTAGAATGGCTTCCTATAGACTCTTGTTCTCATCCTGGTTAGGTCAATTATCATCACGCCCATGTAGGACAAAAATGATTTCACATCCACCTCTGTTTAAAAAGCAAGCCAATCATACTAATGCTtgctaaaaaaatcatattaataaTTATATTCTACTACAGATACATGGGCATCTGTTTCCCAACCTAAGACAACATGATGTAACATGAACAACTATTCTATTAGTTCCACATTCATAAAAAGGATACGACTTGAAAGAAACAAATTTGGATAATCAAATATTTCTGATGTTTCATTAGGACAGACAAACTTGAGTTGGTTAGCATACAAAGAGCATGTCAGAGAACCTCTCTAAGCTAACAACACCAAATGTTCTTTTCTTGTTAATTTACCATATGTTTAACCTGTATTGATGTACTTTTTTATCTGTGTCAAAATTAGTCGTATGTCAATAGTGCAGATCAACCCAACAATCATGAACTATTCACACATCAGTCATCATCAGGCAGAAAACTACACAgtgcaaaaatataattttaggtcTCGCTCAGGAGAAACTTGATCATTCAAGTAACTAGCTTGCTTGAACAAAGAGGTGAGGACTTGGCCTGTACCAAATCTCCAAACGGAGTTCCTTCtcctatgtttaaaaaaaaaaagaagaagagttccttcTCCTAGACAGTACTTCTAATGTTTCAACGAAATTGTGCATAGTCTACCTGGGATTTTTGGAAAACAGCAATGGAATAACAACTGTAAACTTGATAGGTATAGAATATATTCAGTTTATTCATGAGTACCAGAGCAGTTAAGACATTTAATCACCAAGTACAATTTTCAGTCTAAACATTTGCTTATCTAATTTTATTCACCTATCTAGTAtcattaaaacaaaatatattGTTTTTTGCATCTTATATTCATCTTAAGTATGCAATACTGTACTTCCTTTTCATGTTAACTTGTTTCCCAAACTACAACTCATGCAAAATTTCCACATGGATAACGCATACTTTTATGGTTAGTCCATGTAAATTTCTACAACATGGTCAACATTAACTTTAATTAACTTTTAGACATCATTACTAACTTACCAATATTTGGTAAATCAGATAGTTGTAGAAGTATCCACCCATCTAGCTGATGAAAGCCATAAGACAGCTAAATACTCTCTGACCTGGAAAACGAATATCCTTGTTTAGATGAAAATAAAGATTATTAGAACTAATAAAAGACTGTGATAACAAAAAGATGCTGATTATTGATCAGTTGCCAAAGCTAAATGTACCAGGCAAGGGACGGCAAGGGGAAGATGGGATATTAGCACAGAAAAAATAACAAGAGTTCCTTTAAATACTCCCAGACAAGGTCATGTATGAAAATTAGAATAGGAAAAACAAAGACTTCTTTTTATGTTCATATGTCTGTGTCTAATTACACACTAGAAACAGATGCAAGGTTATAAGTTTTACAAAAACATCCTTCCAGACCACATTAACATCACGCAATCAATAGCCTTTAGGACACTGTGTTTGCCTTTACATTTAGCTTGAATTTGAGCAAATAGTTAAATTAGTGCACTGTGTTTGCCAGAAAAACTCTCTTGTTGGCACAGCTTATTCTATATCACTACATTAAAGCAGTATAGAGCTCTCTTAAAGTTGGGGAAAGTATAAGCTGAAGTCACACCAACTTATGTGCACATCAAGCTTTCTGATACATCAACTATTTAAAAGCCCATGAACACTAATTGAACCTGGAAGCATTTATCCTCTATCTTATGTAAGCTTCTAATTTGGCGATACCACAGATCATATGTCTAATTGCAAGAGAAGATTCGGTTGTCCTAACAGAAAATTGATGCCCTTGGATGATCCACAATAAGACAAAGCTATTTTGATCCAAAAATATCAAAGTAACATGAAAACATAAAAATGGGGCACAGATGGTATGAATGTGGCAATTACAGATAATGTAGTCAGCAACCAAATGAGAGAGGGAAGCTAAAGTATAAATAAGTGAAGAGAAAACCGCATGGCACTTTAAGTTTCATAAAAGGGAACTCCTAGAGAATAAATTCAACAATCATATAACCTAAAAGTGAATGATTCACAAAAAAAAGTTACTTGGGATTCAAGCACCTGGAAGTGTATAAGCCTTGTTACCCTAGTCATTAGATTTATCTCAATTGTTAGTAACAATGTGGCAATCTTAAATTTTGCCAGCCACATTTAAACATGGTAGCCACCTACCAAATGAAAGGAATATTTATATCTTGAATTGGTCTCtttaagagaaagaagaaaatagaTATCAAGATTAAGAAAACTAAAACAGATTTCTGATTTGTTTTGGAAGGGCAAAAGTGGGTTCCAGAAATCAGATTTGGCTAAATTATGTTTCTCTCCTCAGATATTCCCAAACCTACAACAATAGTAAATTTATGTATAAGTGATAATATTTTGCATTGAAACTAAACAGAAGGGATAAGAGGCTGTCCGTCAGTGGTATCCTTTTCATGTTGGGAATGCATTGGAAAAACCATGAGTAAGAAACATTTACTGACTCACTGATCCATCCTTCTGGTTTTCTCGTCAACGATTTTGAGACATTTCTCGACGAACTGACACTTCTTCATCAGAGAGATAAGATAGGTGGTGGTATCCACGATTAAAGGTACAGAAGACCATCCTACACCTCCGAGGAACATCTGCTGCATAGAGAATGTAGAACCATAGTATATTGAGTTGCTATGCTAGCTAACAACGCACTAAGCCTGTCGCAAGAAAAACACACGGAGACCTCTTTGTAAGGCCGCGATCGA comes from Musa acuminata AAA Group cultivar baxijiao chromosome BXJ3-3, Cavendish_Baxijiao_AAA, whole genome shotgun sequence and encodes:
- the LOC135633377 gene encoding probable xyloglucan endotransglucosylase/hydrolase protein 23, with translation MAASADPASPAHCQPIDYYLAYSNATISSAIYNAPNPIAYIVICFPLLQSLLTFLLLHTMAMRFFVLACSLVAIASASNFYQDFDITWGDGRAKILNNGHLLTLSLDKASGSGFQSKNEYLFGKIDMQIKLVPGNSAGTVTAYYLSSQGPTHDEIDFEFLGNLSGDPYTLHTNVFTQGKGNREMQFKLWFDPTKDFHTYSILWNPRHIIFMVDGTPIRDFKNLESRGIAFPKNQPMRIYSSLWNAEDWATRGGLIKTDWTKAPFVASYRNFNANACIKASGRSSCTPAKSGWWNQELDSASHARMRWAQKNYMIYNYCNDVNRFPQGLPPECSIA